In a genomic window of Methylovirgula sp. 4M-Z18:
- a CDS encoding (Fe-S)-binding protein: MADAPPQKPIHVGLFVTCLVDLIRPSVGFAAVKLLEDAGCRVSVPSQTCCGQPAFNSGDRRTTREIAAAVIAAFEGCDYIVAPSGSCGGMLAKHYPELFEDDPNLARKALDFASRTYELVSFLTDVLGVKHVKARFDGTVTYHDSCSGLRELGIKTQPRQLLSTVEGLSLIEMKDSDVCCGFGGTFAAKYGEISDAIVSEKTKNIGAAEAHTLLAGDLGCLMNMAGKMSREGKKIEVRHVAEVLAGMTDEPPIGAAAQEKRP, translated from the coding sequence TTGGCTGACGCCCCGCCGCAAAAACCGATCCATGTAGGCCTGTTCGTGACCTGCCTCGTCGATCTGATCCGCCCCAGCGTCGGCTTTGCCGCCGTGAAACTGCTGGAGGACGCGGGGTGCCGGGTCAGCGTGCCGAGTCAGACCTGCTGCGGCCAGCCGGCTTTCAATTCGGGCGACCGGCGGACGACGCGCGAGATCGCGGCCGCGGTCATCGCCGCCTTCGAAGGCTGCGATTACATCGTCGCCCCATCCGGCTCCTGCGGCGGCATGCTGGCCAAGCATTATCCCGAATTGTTCGAAGACGACCCTAATCTGGCCCGCAAGGCGCTGGATTTCGCCAGCCGCACCTATGAACTCGTCAGCTTCCTCACCGATGTCCTTGGCGTCAAACACGTCAAGGCGCGGTTCGACGGCACCGTCACCTATCACGATTCCTGCTCGGGCCTGCGCGAGCTCGGCATCAAGACGCAGCCACGCCAATTGCTGAGCACGGTCGAAGGTCTGTCACTGATCGAGATGAAGGACAGCGATGTGTGCTGCGGCTTCGGCGGCACGTTCGCCGCGAAATACGGCGAGATTTCCGACGCCATCGTCAGCGAGAAGACCAAGAACATCGGCGCTGCCGAGGCGCATACGCTGCTCGCGGGCGATCTCGGCTGTCTGATGAATATGGCGGGCAAGATGTCGCGCGAAGGCAAAAAGATCGAGGTGCGGCATGTCGCCGAAGTGCTCGCCGGCATGACCGACGAACCGCCGATCGGCGCCGCGGCGCAGGAGAAAAGGCCATGA
- a CDS encoding DUF2948 family protein yields the protein MADTKAQSGEQEGNAGAPGLRLIALDAEDLAAISDHIQDSIVRIGDMAFLPQAKRFVFVMSRLDWEETAAARRMTGVHFDRVSRVTYLGFRQEARETALNLIGLSFRADREPSGTVILKFSDGAVIRLEVECIEARLSDLAPLGPDTA from the coding sequence ATGGCGGATACAAAGGCACAGAGCGGCGAACAGGAAGGGAATGCGGGCGCGCCCGGTCTTCGGCTAATCGCGCTCGACGCCGAGGATCTGGCGGCGATTTCCGACCATATCCAGGATTCGATCGTCAGAATCGGCGATATGGCTTTTCTGCCCCAGGCCAAGCGCTTCGTGTTCGTGATGTCGCGGCTGGACTGGGAAGAGACTGCGGCCGCGCGGCGTATGACCGGCGTGCATTTCGACCGGGTGTCGCGCGTGACCTATTTGGGGTTCCGCCAGGAGGCGCGCGAAACCGCGCTTAATCTCATCGGTCTGTCGTTCCGGGCCGATCGCGAACCGTCGGGCACCGTCATCCTGAAATTTTCCGATGGGGCGGTGATCCGTCTCGAAGTGGAATGTATTGAAGCGCGCTTGAGCGACCTGGCCCCGCTTGGTCCGGACACTGCGTGA